The Candidatus Poribacteria bacterium genomic sequence TTGGGCTATCCCCCGGTCTACACGGAAAAAACGTCGTTATTCAAGGTTTCGGTAATGTTGGTTATCATGCTGCCAAGTTTCTAATGGAGGCGGATGCACGCGTCATTGGGATTCTTGAACGAAACGGTGGTATCTATGATCCACGAGGGTTTGATGTCGAAAAAGTTGCCATGCATCGCGCGGAAACCGGGTCGATCCGAGGGTATCCCGGTGCCACACCTGTTGAGAATCCGAGCGACGGTTTGGAGTTAGCGTGCGATATCCTTGTGCCAGCCGCACTTGAGAACCAACTCACAGCAGAAAACGCACCTCGGATTAAAGCCGCCATTATTGCTGAAGCAGCGAACGGACCTACAACCCCAGAAGCGGATGAGATTCTTCAAGAACGCGGGATTATGATTATCCCAGATACCTACCTCAACGCCGGTGGTGTCACCGTCTCCTATTTCGAGTGGCTCCGGAACCTCTCTCACGTGCAACTCGGACGGCTCGGCAAACGTTTTGAAGATAGCACTCAACATGCAATGCTTCACGCCGTTGAGAAAGCAACCGGTTATCAGTTTTCGGAAGATGAACGTCAGTCAATACATGGTGCTGATGAGGAAGATTTAGTGAACTCTGGACTCCAAGATACGATGATAAGAGCCTATCAGGAACTGCGTGAGACACGTATGCAACACAGAAGTAAAAACGATGATGTGGATTGCCGAACGGCTGCATTTATCAATGCCATCCATAGAATCGCAAAATCCTATATGCAGCTCGGTATTTTCCCCTAATTCATAACGCCAACTTTCAAGAAAATAAAAACACAGAAAAGGAAGAAAAAATGATCT encodes the following:
- a CDS encoding Glu/Leu/Phe/Val dehydrogenase, which translates into the protein MTEGFSFFQKVNRDFDKAAQFTDYPHGLLEQIKICNSSCHFTFPIKRDDGTIQTIHGWRAEHSHHSLPTKGGIRYSTLVNEDEIIALAALMTYKCALVDVPFGGAKGGIQLDRREYSETELERITRRYTYELIQKNYIGPGVDVPAPDFGTSETEMAWILDTYITMAPDKLNATACVTGKPIEQNGIHGRKGATGRGVVFGLEEACSIAEDMKPLGLSPGLHGKNVVIQGFGNVGYHAAKFLMEADARVIGILERNGGIYDPRGFDVEKVAMHRAETGSIRGYPGATPVENPSDGLELACDILVPAALENQLTAENAPRIKAAIIAEAANGPTTPEADEILQERGIMIIPDTYLNAGGVTVSYFEWLRNLSHVQLGRLGKRFEDSTQHAMLHAVEKATGYQFSEDERQSIHGADEEDLVNSGLQDTMIRAYQELRETRMQHRSKNDDVDCRTAAFINAIHRIAKSYMQLGIFP